A stretch of Blautia liquoris DNA encodes these proteins:
- a CDS encoding PTS sugar transporter subunit IIC has translation MKKLLSWLENSFAPKMNKMNSNLWVVTIKDSINQTMPLIFLGSAFCMLTLPGDIFNLEWWPNFWVPNGWTMGMISLMISFLVPFNLMEKSKLRQSRIIAGISGVILFAITITPQLVLDEAVGFSHSAFGAGGMFIAIITGIITGVIMKAFGRFSFFKEDSVIPDFVRTWFDQMLPVATVVVLGWVVVDILKFDFYNVILAIFSPLKAVTETFWGFVLIELIIVALYSMGISAWILTPILTPIQMAAIEANIAGAAVNVFTTSYLYSYIRIGGAGSTLALAIMMCRSKSTKLKSLGRAGIVPSIFNINEPIVFGAIAWNPILMIPMCLNSVACSSIALLFTKVIPFAKIPDILFQMWYCPYPIVTWLATSGSIPSVILICVIFVVTILIWYPFFKIYERQCLAEESK, from the coding sequence GATATTTTTGGGCTCAGCATTTTGTATGCTGACGCTGCCGGGTGATATCTTTAACCTTGAATGGTGGCCGAATTTTTGGGTTCCCAATGGCTGGACAATGGGAATGATTTCTTTAATGATATCTTTTTTGGTGCCATTCAATCTCATGGAAAAGAGTAAATTAAGACAATCCCGGATTATTGCAGGAATCAGTGGGGTGATCTTATTTGCGATTACGATCACACCTCAATTGGTACTTGATGAAGCCGTTGGTTTTTCGCATAGTGCATTTGGTGCCGGGGGGATGTTTATTGCTATTATTACCGGTATTATTACCGGTGTTATTATGAAAGCTTTTGGCAGGTTCTCGTTTTTCAAAGAAGACTCAGTAATCCCGGATTTTGTCCGAACATGGTTTGATCAAATGTTGCCGGTGGCTACAGTTGTTGTATTGGGCTGGGTTGTTGTTGATATCCTGAAATTTGATTTTTACAATGTTATTTTAGCTATCTTTTCACCGCTTAAAGCAGTCACGGAGACTTTCTGGGGATTTGTCCTGATTGAATTAATCATAGTGGCCTTGTATTCAATGGGCATTTCCGCGTGGATTCTTACCCCGATTCTCACGCCCATCCAGATGGCTGCCATTGAAGCAAATATTGCAGGTGCGGCTGTAAATGTGTTTACAACATCTTACCTTTACAGTTATATCCGGATTGGTGGTGCAGGTTCGACACTGGCATTGGCAATTATGATGTGCCGCTCAAAATCAACAAAATTAAAATCACTTGGGCGGGCGGGGATTGTCCCATCCATTTTCAATATTAATGAACCTATTGTATTTGGAGCGATTGCCTGGAATCCGATTTTAATGATTCCGATGTGCCTGAATAGTGTAGCGTGCAGCAGCATTGCACTGCTTTTTACGAAGGTTATTCCGTTTGCTAAGATTCCGGATATCTTATTTCAGATGTGGTACTGTCCATATCCGATTGTTACATGGCTGGCTACAAGTGGTTCGATACCGAGTGTTATTCTCATATGTGTCATTTTTGTCGTAACCATACTCATCTGGTATCCGTTCTTCAAGATCTATGAAAGACAGTGTCTGGCAGAGGAGAGTAAATAA